GAAGAGATTACAATTGAAAAACAGCATGAATCCGATTTAATACCGTAATCATGCTGCTTAGAGTCTTTTTATTATACTGCTTCTACTTTTTCTATCATAAACTTATTTATAACATGTGCAACACCATCTTCTTCATTTGATAAAGTTATATAATCTGCAATTTCTTTAACTTCATCAAATCCGTTTTCCATGGCAACTCCAAGTCCTGCATATTCAATCATTGCAAGATCGTTTTCTGCATCTCCAACACAAATTACTTTATCTGAATTAATACCAAGCTCATTTGCAACTGCATTAATTCCTACTCCTTTATTTACAGATTTGTGTAAAAACTCTAAAAAGAAAGGAGCACTCTTTACGATAGTATATTTATCTTTAATATTTTGAGGTATTTTAGGAATGATCTCATCTATTAATTCAGGTTCATCAATCATCATAACCTTAACTATAGTTTCACCTTTATCAACAGACTCAACTGGTAATTTATGAACATCTATTCCATTCATACTACCCTCTAAATCTGTATACTTATTGTTCTTTGGTGTAATTATACTAGATTCTGTTAATGCATGTATGTTAACACCAAGTTCTTTGCTCAGTTCATAAAGTTCTTTGTAATCATCTAAGCTTAAAGTTGTCTTAGAGATAACCTTTCCACTTTTAGTAGTTTGAACTAACGCTCCATTAAATGCTACAACATAATCCTCATCAGAAATAAGGTCTAACTCTTTAAGAAATTTCTTTACACCAAGGAGTGGTCTTCCAGTTGCAAGAACAACCTTCTTCCCCTGCTTCTTTGCCTGTTGAATAGCTTCATAATTAGCCTTTGATACTTTCTTTTCTTTATTAAGTAAAGTACCATCCATATCTAATCCAATTAATTTATACATAGTTTTCCTCCTGTTGTCTATTAATCATTATATATATTAAAATAATATTATAATATATTTTTTACATTTTGAAAAACCCTTTAAGATATAAACTTAAAGGGTTCAATTCATTATTTGGGCATAACTACTATGTATCCGACAATATTTACTATTAATAAAATAATGTATGTTATATTTATACAATCTAATAAGCCACCACCTGTTCTTTTTTTACTATTTTTAGTTCCATACTCTATTTCTAGCATTGGCTAATCTAAATTAGCATATATAGTTTGATCATCTCCACCAATTCTTATTAATCCTGCATCTGACTTTACATTGAATATATTATAAAGTAGTAGTGCTAAATATATAAATCCCCATACCATGAAAAATAATTCTAGATTCTTAGGTTGATTATTAAAATAAAAATGCAATTCTATTAACAAAAGTATAAGTATCCACTTTGATTTTTTTACACATATATGTAAGCCCCCCTACCATTTGTAATATCTTCTAACATTACTATATGGTTCACTCTCACTACTTTTAGTCCAACTTATCATTATCTAACATTCTACTATGAATTAGGCTTTTTCTATGTATTAACCTAAAACGGCCCCTTATAGGTAATTTTATTTTAATTATATAATATTTTACCATTAAAAGAATATTAATGCGGCTAAATCAATGGCATACAAAATAGCAGTTCTATCCAAAAGACCCATCATAATAAAAGATATATATAACATAATCCTGATGGTAAAAGATGAAAAAGCACCTCTTCCTTTAAATAATTTCCAAAACTTAAAAAGTATTCTAACGCCATATGAAAGTTAGCAAATACAAACTACTCTGATGGATATCTCGAATTTATAAAATTTAAGCCTATATCTTTTATTTCTTAACTCAGAAGATATAGGCTCTCTTTGATCAACCACTTTTAAATTAACACTCTCTTAGAAACATACAATGGCAAATTGTTGTATAATTTCTAACTACTTTTTAAGTCCACTATTTTTATTGATTTATCACTTTCTGAAATTATTATAATTTTGTCATCATCTACGAAACTATCAGAAACTTGATCTGTAATTGCTAAATTTAAATCACCAGATTTATCAAGCACTTTTATGCCATAATCTTCTCCTGATAAAAGAGTACATATTATTTTATTATTTTCTATTTTAATATTTTTTAAATGATCCTTTAAGACAAGTGTATCTTCATTAGCTGTATCTACCTTATACAATTTTAAATTTCCATCTTTATTTGATACCGTATAATATATATTTCCATCTACTTCACAATACCTATCATAATAACCAGAAAGTTTATTATCTGATAATTTTTTTTCATTTGTTCCATCTAAGTCTGATGAATATAAATATTTGTCCTCATCTTTTAAATAATAAATCTTATTATTTATAATTTTAAAATTTTCCACTCCAAAATTTGTAATCTTTATAGTTTCATCTTTATTTAAATCTATCTTATAAATATAACTTTGTTCACTATCTTTTATTGGATAAGTATATGCAAGTATATAAACCTTATCATTTATTACTGTAGTAGATTTATCAGAATTATACCCCTCTTGTATGTTCCATCTATATATAAGATTTGGATTTCCTATACTTTTTTCTTTATCTATACCTCCTTGTTTTGATGAAAGAAAAAAATTAGCTCCACTTTTAGGATATCCTTGATATATCTTAAGAGTACCATTTGAAGTATTTTTAAAATCAAGATAACCACTCTCTTCTACTGTAGCTTTCCCCTCATCATTTACCTTACAATATACATCTTGCCCCATTGCAGCTCCTCCAGAATGATAATAAAACCAGAGAGCTTTATCTGCTTTATAAAATGTCAAACTATTATTAAATCCATAGTGTGTATCTATTTCATAAGAATACACTAATTCTTTATTATATATATTACTATCCTTAACTCTATACACTTTATTTGTCTTATTTACAGTTTCTACAAAATAATAATAACCATTAAATACTGCAACATCATTTTCACCTGCATACTTAGGAAGATTTACTGTTTTTACCTGTGGGTTATTGGATTTTATCATAAGTCCTTTTGACTTATCCCAAACATATTCCCACCCAAATGTATCATGGGCAAATTTCCATGTGAGTGGAAAATAGGTTACATTGTTAAAGCTTAAAAGAGGATATTCCTCTTTAGAATTATCGATTGAATTCCCATTTGCTGTAATCTTAAATGTAGGTATAGTTGCATTATAACTATTTCTATTTTTATGTTTTGTTTTATATTGTACATAAGATGATGTGACCTTGCTTTGAATAATTTCAAAACCTTCATTCTGTGTCCATTTTGTTTCTAATCCCAAAAGCCTACAATCATACCATGTCATTGGAAAATATGTCATATCTTTATATACCAAAAGTGGATATTCTCGATATAAATTATCAATCTTATTTTCATTTATAGTAACATTAAATTTTGGTAATCTAACTTTTACACTTTTTTCTACGGCAAAACTTTCTTTTGCAACTAATATAAAGCTTAGACAAACTACAAATACCAATACCAATGTAAAAATCTTCTTTCGCATATAAATCGCCTCCTTAGTTTTTTAGTATGTTTATTATTATATCATGTTTATTGGCAATAATTTTACATTTTTACATATTATGTAACTCAGTTAATCCAAGTTCAATCATCCATTGGAAAGAAGTTTTTGTGCCATTTATAGTATATAGAAGATTCTATATTTAGTGTAGATTTTCACACAAATTCTATCCAACACAATATTTATCATATATACCATTATTCTAAATAATTGAGTATATAAATATAATTTAATAGGTAGTCTCATATTATGAAAAAATGAGTTAACATTCTCTCTTGTATATATTTAAAAAAACTTATACTAACGGTTTGAACTCTTTATCATATAATATCAATAAGGTTTTTCTTTTCATACAAAATACTCAAGCATAAAATAGATATAAATACAAGCTATCCGAAGACTTATCTTGTATAAAAACACTAGATAATATCCTATATCTATAATGAACCCGACTGACCCAAATCCCATAGGTTACCATACAGATCTTTAAATACTGCAACTAATCCATATATATCTCACTATTAAAGTCCATATATAATGCACTAGCAATAATATATGTATCTATCATTTCGTTTGTACTAATAGTATATTTTATCTCTTCACTTGTTTGAAATAAGATATTTGAATCTAACTCTTTTTCATTAGTTTCTCTCTCATCTATACTATATGATGTTAAAGATATTGTTGATAAACAAAATAATAATACCCCAACTATGATAATCTTTTTAAACATTTTAGTACTCCTCCCTTTTGTATACTTTAACTTAAAAGTTTTTTCTAAAAAACCGCTACTATTTATGGCACGGTTCTCCGTATCTACTCTAAAGGAGGTCATTTTATAAAAAAAAATATCCTAGAATAGATTTTTCCATTCTAGGATGTATACTAATTAAGCATTTTATTGAGATTTCTCTAAGACTTAATTAAGATTATTATACATTTTAATATGTACATATTTTTTTAATATTATTTTTTGTCTTTAAAGCTTTTAATAATTTTTATATACACCTTGTTCTCTTTTATTTTCTGCACTTTTACTTATGTAAGTCTTCTCTACTAGATTTTTATATCCTTTTTTTAGAATAATGCTT
The window above is part of the Tepidibacter aestuarii genome. Proteins encoded here:
- the yidA gene encoding sugar-phosphatase — protein: MYKLIGLDMDGTLLNKEKKVSKANYEAIQQAKKQGKKVVLATGRPLLGVKKFLKELDLISDEDYVVAFNGALVQTTKSGKVISKTTLSLDDYKELYELSKELGVNIHALTESSIITPKNNKYTDLEGSMNGIDVHKLPVESVDKGETIVKVMMIDEPELIDEIIPKIPQNIKDKYTIVKSAPFFLEFLHKSVNKGVGINAVANELGINSDKVICVGDAENDLAMIEYAGLGVAMENGFDEVKEIADYITLSNEEDGVAHVINKFMIEKVEAV
- a CDS encoding DUF5050 domain-containing protein, with amino-acid sequence MRKKIFTLVLVFVVCLSFILVAKESFAVEKSVKVRLPKFNVTINENKIDNLYREYPLLVYKDMTYFPMTWYDCRLLGLETKWTQNEGFEIIQSKVTSSYVQYKTKHKNRNSYNATIPTFKITANGNSIDNSKEEYPLLSFNNVTYFPLTWKFAHDTFGWEYVWDKSKGLMIKSNNPQVKTVNLPKYAGENDVAVFNGYYYFVETVNKTNKVYRVKDSNIYNKELVYSYEIDTHYGFNNSLTFYKADKALWFYYHSGGAAMGQDVYCKVNDEGKATVEESGYLDFKNTSNGTLKIYQGYPKSGANFFLSSKQGGIDKEKSIGNPNLIYRWNIQEGYNSDKSTTVINDKVYILAYTYPIKDSEQSYIYKIDLNKDETIKITNFGVENFKIINNKIYYLKDEDKYLYSSDLDGTNEKKLSDNKLSGYYDRYCEVDGNIYYTVSNKDGNLKLYKVDTANEDTLVLKDHLKNIKIENNKIICTLLSGEDYGIKVLDKSGDLNLAITDQVSDSFVDDDKIIIISESDKSIKIVDLKSS